A single genomic interval of Euwallacea similis isolate ESF13 chromosome 2, ESF131.1, whole genome shotgun sequence harbors:
- the LOC136419231 gene encoding zinc finger MYM-type protein 1-like: MNKVSFLLINKFTQFCVEDQLKIKALGRDTPDLNITKATQSDKINRSRKFNPVLYNKSNWICGCAITNKMYCFPCVLYGGDEHWSEKGVDDLIHIWEKIKSHERSPRHLHNMFSLNMLGKVDIKILLNSSLRAELLKQNEQVRQNRHDLDKIISSIRFCGAFELALRGQEASQNSFKELINFTDELFKENRELIEKFPFFKDISLNILQELLECIFGVYKEEIMKQIKSAEYLSVILDESNDISCKCQLVMIVRYLFNGKPVEHFWNILHPETCDAEGVSRSVLQELEVLIGQNQEKLVSVSYDGPSIVSGSLGLIPDKIKEKYPSARYVHYYGHSMNLIISSAASVNKQARIFFSSLCSICSFISNSPQVTNILNELVQKRRNSNVAQWDFDASGLGVKTIHEYRRDLVMVMDFLEKSANDATVNQAGGYKFRLQDKHFIFWLGIFNKIIPHVVSVFNYMQKEGIDAYKKNEELKRFENALYGIQQQIDVLISEVENEINSNPDFDDDEDEHVAKKPKILNRDKRKEEAMEICNAIVRHVTSRFTSLDYLNATNLFRVGSFKEYRMSFPSKFLDDTIKQFRFLDKQKITNELQVVYERPELRVISGVVPLLALVSDADLESAFQELIKLLSVLSTMPIETTEAERCFSVLKQIKTFLTNSARASDLNALCAMSVEKDFLNDIDDFNHKVINLFATKKKRLEFVFRKV; encoded by the coding sequence ATGAACAAAGTAAGTTTCCTGTTAATAAACAAGTTCACCCAGTTCTGCGTGGAGGACCAATTGAAGATCAAGGCCTTGGGCCGCGACACGCCCGATTTGAACATCACCAAGGCCACGCAGAGCGACAAAATCAACCGATCGCGCAAATTCAACCCGGTGTTGTATAATAAAAGCAACTGGATCTGCGGCTGCGCAATCACTAATAAAATGTACTGTTTCCCTTGTGTTTTGTACGGGGGGGATGAGCATTGGAGTGAGAAGGGGGTGGACGATTTGATACACATTTGGGAGAAAATTAAGTCACATGAGCGCAGCCCGAGGCACTTGCACAACATGTTCAGTCTGAACATGCTCGGTAAAGTCGACATTAAAATTCTGTTGAATTCTTCCCTGAGGGCCGAATTGTTGAAGCAAAATGAGCAAGTTAGGCAAAACCGGCATGATTTGGATAAAATTATCAGCAGCATTAGATTTTGCGGGGCCTTTGAGTTGGCTTTAAGGGGACAAGAAGCGTCCCAAAACAGCTTCAAGGAGCTGATCAATTTTACTGATGAACTGTTTAAGGAAAACAGAGAACTCATAGAAAAATTCCCGTTTTTTAAGGACATTTCGTTGAATATCCTTCAAGAGCTTTTAGAGTGCATTTTTGGGGTCTACAAAGAAGAAATCATGAAGCAAATAAAGAGTGCGGAGTATTTATCCGTGATTCTGGATGAGAGCAACGATATCAGCTGCAAATGTCAGCTGGTAATGATAGTACGGTACCTGTTCAATGGAAAACCTGTAGAGCACTTCTGGAACATACTGCATCCAGAAACTTGCGATGCAGAAGGAGTTTCTCGGAGCGTTTTACAAGAACTCGAAGTGTTAATCGGGCAAAACCAAGAGAAGCTCGTTTCAGTCAGCTATGATGGGCCCTCAATTGTCAGTGGTTCCTTGGGATTAATCCCTgacaaaataaaggaaaaataccCTTCAGCAAGATATGTCCACTACTATGGACACTCGATGAACTTAATCATATCCAGCGCAGCTTCCGTGAACAAACAAGCGAGAATCTTTTTTTCCAGCCTCTGCAGCATCTGCTCCTTCATCAGCAATTCTCCACAAGTTACCAATATCCTCAACGAACTGGTCCAAAAGAGAAGAAATTCCAACGTTGCTCAATGGGACTTCGATGCTTCCGGCCTTGGAGTGAAAACCATTCACGAGTACCGAAGAGATTTGGTGATGGTGATGGATTTCCTAGAGAAGTCTGCTAATGACGCTACAGTGAACCAAGCTGGCGGCTACAAGTTCAGACTACAAGACAAGCATTTCATATTTTGGCTGgggattttcaacaaaatcatTCCTCATGTAGTTTCAGTCTTCAATTACATGCAAAAAGAGGGGATTGATGCCTACAAGAAGAATGAAGAGTTGAAGAGGTTTGAGAATGCACTGTATGGTATTCAGCAGCAGATTGATGTGTTGATTAGTGAAGTTGAGAATGAAATTAACTCAAATCCAGATTTTGATGATGATGAGGATGAGCATGTGGCGAAGAAACCTAAGATCCTTAACCGGGACAAAAGAAAAGAGGAAGCTATGGAGATTTGCAATGCGATAGTCCGGCATGTGACCTCCAGATTCACCTCCCTCGACTACCTCAACGCTACTAATTTATTCAGAGTTGGCAGCTTCAAAGAATACAGAATGAGCTTCCCTAGCAAATTTCTCGATGACACAATAAAGCAATTTCGTTTTTTAGACAAACAGAAGATTACAAATGAGCTTCAGGTAGTTTACGAGAGGCCCGAGTTGAGGGTCATTTCGGGTGTTGTCCCTTTGTTGGCCTTGGTCTCGGACGCCGATTTGGAGTCTGCATTCCAAGAACTGATTAAACTTTTAAGTGTGCTGAGCACCATGCCCATCGAGACGACAGAGGCAGAAAGATGTTTTTCTGTGTTGAAGCAAATCAAGACTTTCCTGACTAATAGTGCGAGAGCTAGTGACTTGAATGCTCTTTGTGCCATGTCAGTGGAGAAGGACTTTCTTAATGATATTGATGATTTTAATCATAAAGTCATCAATTTGTTTGCCACCAAGAAGAAAAGGTTGGAATTTGTTTTTAGGAAagtttaa